attgtaaaagatttgttcaggggtacttgccttgtgaAGCTTTACACTAACATTGGCTTGACTCTAAACCGACTTTAACTACTGGGTCCTTCGACTtgaacctacagaatcgaaacaacctaggttagacaaccagttatgcttgacatatcctctctAGACAATTACCCAACGATAATGAATCCCGACTCGTACATATTCATATAATATTGTACACATAATAATATTACACGTGACAATTAGGGCTCGATTTATATTTATTTAGATATATATATTCGATTCATATCTAACagtaattttcaaaaaatttggaCAACGACTCCTTTATTtatagacctacccgtcgaaacatcaatcgacgtcaatatCCCAACAAATCTAATTCACACTTTATAATCCACTATGACTCgtcatataatatttatttacgttccaaaataatttatacgatcattttatttatttaatatatttaggactcagataaaaatcatcaccgtccgcTCGAataaattcatcgcggacggaggaaaaatttattggtgcccgaaaatattcgggtgtctgaataaattctaccgattatcCGAAAATATTTCCCGCACGAATTATAATTTAATATCATGAATTTTTAAATGAATAATTTCCCTCCATTTAAAAAAGGAAATAAAAAATTAGACTACAACAATCCAGTTCAGTAGAAACACATACACGGCCCAACAGGCCCAGCACAAGAATCCACAACAAGCCCAACAGAACCCAGCAACAAGAAAGCAAAACACACCCACACAAATCACTACACACACGATACACACGCCACTGCGCCGCACACACACATACAGACTttcgcacacacacacacacagactTTCGCACACACAcagtacatatatatatcaagaaCACAATCTAAACCAACCAAGCCAGAAGAAGAGGGGTGGGGAACTCACCGAAAAAGACACCGTCAGTGACTGAGCAGCCAAAAGAGAGAAAAGAAACGAAAACAGAGGGGATGGGGAGGAGAATAataaaagaaagaagaaaagtaTAGGAAGAGAGAGGGAACAGTGAGCAAGAGAGATTGAGATTGACAAAGCTACAAGAGAGCTACAAGAGATTGAATGAGAGGAAGATGAGTTTATTTGTGCTAATTCTTAGACTGACACGTAGAAACAATTGCTATGACTCACCAGATGAGGGATCTCTGAATATAACACGTATCAAATAATTAGATTGAATTAGTACACGGGTCCCTGGCTGGCATTCTGTAAAATTTCTGGTTCGTTATCTATCAATATAATGAACCAGCGGCGCGATAAAATTTCCacaaaaaattacaaataaattaCCATAATTCTCGggatatttaaaagttaataaaacaaaattttcgtaattttttAAACCGTGTTTGAAATGCAACTCAGATCCGAATTTAGCGATTTAACGAAACAACACGCGATAAAATTagtcccaaaaatttccaaaataattttaaaattcttagaatattatgaacttaataaaatatgaatttcataatttttgagaaattctggaataaaatactgattttttttcaattaaatgaaatcagaaaatcatttaaagaaaaataattaatgaaatattgatttctaaattttataaaatcccaaaaataatttttgaaattatgaaatcatagaaacaattttagagacaatccaaatatttttttaaaaataaattttccataaaaCTACTTTTTAAAAGCGAAACAAAAATAATATAGTTTAACAAACAATCACACGAATAGTCCAAGCAACTCAACGATCACATATAAATAGTAATAAATAAAGCACAGATATCAAAATCAATATATAATtctttatataattaattatgcAATGATTACAcgtttaaatattacaaaaaatatacaagtcgttatatccttcccccttaaaaagattctgtccccagaatcttaACTTAATTAAAgaagtgaggatatttgtcaagcatatctaactctaaatcccaggtagactcttctaccctagggtttctccaaagtactttaactataggaatagatttatttctaagtacacgctccgtacgatctaatatctggattggccgttccacataggacaaatctgatTGAAGCTTGATCGGTTCATACTCAATTACTTGGTTCGAATCAGGAATATACGacttcaacatggatacgtggaaaacattatgaatatgctgcaatTGCGGTGGTAGCGCTGTTTCGTACGCGACCTTCCCTATTTGCTTCAAAACTTCAAATGACCCTATATACCTTGGGTTGAGCTTACCTTTCTGTCCAAATCGAACTAACCCTTTACAAGGTGATACTTTCAACAATACCAATGACCCTATCTCAAAATTCATATACTTTCGATGTAAATCTGCATTCTTCCTCTGTCTATTTTGGGCCAACCATTTTTGAATCACTGTTACTGCATCTCTAGTCTGTTTGCACTAATTCAGGTCAtaacactttcttctctcctacttcatccaATACAAGGGTGATCTGCAtttacgtccatacaaagcttcataaggtggcattccgatgctagcatgatagttgttgttataagaaaactcaatcaacgGTAGATGATCATCGCAGtttcccttgaaatccaaagcacaaacccttaacatatcttctattgtctgaatcgttgtctcactttggccatctgtctgaggatgataagcagtgctcatgtttaacttagttcccaaacactcttgaaacttagtccaaaatcttgagttgaatcttgggtctcggtctgataCGATGGACACGGGAACTGCATGTTTGGTTACGATTTCATCCAAATACATTTTAACCAACTTTTCCAAAGAATATCTTTCGTTGATAGGGAGGAATTGTGCTGACTTGGTcaatctgtcaatgattacccagaTATCATCATGATTCGACTttgtctttggcaatcctactacgaaatccattgcaatctcttcccacttccactgtGGAATCTCCAAGGGTTGCtacaatccacttggcctttgatgttctgcctttactatCTGACATACGTGACATTTGCTAACCCAATCCGCAAtctccttcttcattcctggccaccagaagttcttctttaagtcttgatacattttggtactcccaGGTGAATATAGAAcctagaattatgagcttctcgaaaaatctcattcttcaattcaatcacattgggaatccatattcttgaagaaaacctgaACATACCTTTTGCTATCCTTTTGATTACAAACTTCTTCTCCCATCAAACCATCCAATCCTATATTCAtaacttcctcttgacactttcttattctttccatcaattctggctgaaaagtgaTTTCATATAATTGCTCTTTGTTACCTTCTAgcactcgaacttcaatttcctGCTTTTCCAATTCCTTTGCGATTCCTTCAGAACTTAATCTCATTCAATATTCCTTTCTTCTTAAggcatctgctactacattggcttttcccggatgatagttgatggaacaatcgtagtccttgatcatctccaaccatcttcgttgtctctTGTTTAagtccttctgggtgaatatatactttaagctttaaTGATCCGTGTAGATGTCacacttctctctatacaagtaaTGCCTCCATAGCTTCAATGCGAATACTATTGTTGCTAACTCCAAATTATGCAACTGGGtatttctgctcatggggttttAACTGCCTGGATGCATAAgcaataaccttatcatgttgcattaacacacaacctaAACCTTTTAGAGAAGCGTAAATGTAGATCACGAAATTCCCTgtttcatctggtaatgctaacacAACTGATGTCACTAATCTCTTTTTGAACTCCtggaaactttcctcacatttctcgGTCCAAAACTTTTCCTGCTCAGCTTGGTCAATGGAGTTGCAATCTTGGAaaagtccttcacaaatcttTGGTAGTAGCCTGCTAGTCTAAGAAAACTTCTAACTTTTGTCAAAGTCTTCGGTTGTTCCCATCtggatacagcttcaatcttcacgGGATCTACTttaataccatccttacccacTATATGACCCAAAAGCTGAACTTTTtccaaccaaaattcatatttcgaaaacttagcgtacaactGCTTTTCTCTCAGCCTTTTCAGAGCAATCCTTAGGTGTTCGGCATGGTCATCCTTGgtctttgaatagatgaggatgtcatcaataaatataataacaaacttatccaagtataccttatacacccggttcattaaatccataaaagctgttcgtgcattagttaatccaaatgacatcactaagaactcataatggccatacctaGTTCTAAATGCAGTCTTCAATATAACTTCAGGTTtaattttcaactggtgataacccgatcttagatcaatcttcgaaaacaacatgctcctttaagatggtcaaacaagtcatcaatcctgggaagaggatacttattcttgatggttaacttatttagttcccgataatcaatacacaaacCTCAAGCTCAggtctttcttctttacaataacACTGGggcgccccacggggatacaacTTGGTCTAATTATCCTTTTTTTccaaaagttcctgaagttgttaagctagttccttcatctctaCTGGGGCCATACGATAAAGAGCCTTTGAAACTGATTCTGCTCCAGAATTAGGTGTATAGAGAATTCAATCTCACGatcgggtggtaatcctggaaacttgtctggaaaaacatctgaaaattcaCTAACTACTGGAATCTATCCAACTAGGTGCCTTTTGCTTAGTATCCATAATATGGGCTAAATACGACtcacatccttgtcttaacaGTTTCCTTGCTTTCAGCACCGATAGAAAATTTCTTTTCATGTTTCTGTCCTTTGTAAGTTATTCTGATATTCTCTTTCGTATAcaataaaattttctttttcttacaatcaatatttgccttatactgggacaaccaatccatttctagaatcacatcaaattctcctaactcaaagGGTATTAGGTCCACTGAAAAGGAATGCCCATAAATTTCTAATTAACACCTAGGGAAAAATTGGCATACTGAAACTTTATCTGATTGGCCATTCTATGGTCAAGGGCTCAGTTAAATCTTCCAACATTAAATCCATATTATCTACCCATTCTTAGATATAAACGATTTGGACGCTCCTAAGTCAAACAAAACTTCAACAGGCACGAAATAAGATAAAGCATACCTGTAACTACATCTGAATCCTGAGCATAAGATCTCTTGGTCATCTTGAAGGTTCTGGCTCTTATTGTGCTGGTTGTCGGTCCCTGAGATACACTACCTCCTACGCTTCCCTGAGTAACAATTTTGCAGTTTCTGGCAATATGTCCAACCTTtaccgcacttaaagcaggtaaCTCCGGGGTTCTCTGAATTACATTCTGACGCATAATGGCCCTTTTGATCGCACTTAAAACACTAGACATCCTTTCTGCATTGACCACTATGCCTCTTACCGCATGACTTACATTCCACGATTGGCTTGGTTGACTGAGATGGGGCAGAAGCAATTGAGGTGACACCTGAACTCGTCTGGGAAAAACCTTGTCTCCCGAATTTCTTGTTCCTATTACCGGCCAAATTTCCTTGGGAAATTCTGACTGGACTCTTCTCGATCTGCCTTATCAGCACCACtatcaaacttcctcttcttatcACTTCTCTCCTtggaggccaacttctgatcactttcactaactaaggcggcctgaactatAGAGGTATACGTCTTGAGCTGCAAAGCCACCACTCCACTACAAAattcaggcttcaatccttgttgaaacctcctagATTTTTGAATCTCAGTATTCATATATCCAGGGGCTAATCGGtccaattccgtaaacttggcctcataccCAGTCACACTCTTCtctccttgcttcaattccaaaaattccactTATAATTGACTCTATAAACAATtcggaaaatacttttctaggaacaactctgtaaatctggcccaaaaaataggaccttctccttctagtaCACGAATGGATTCCCACCAAAAATTTGCTTCCCCCTTGAGAAAATAACTAGTATAATTCGTCTTAGAATCCTCACTGACCTGAATAAAGGTAAAGGCTTTCTCCATTCTTAAGCTAAACTCTAGAGGCATCGGGtctacctcgcccttaaactTTGGGGGTTTTGACTGACTGAACGGACTTGAAGCTAACGGTTTGGTTTTGGCTCTTTCGGTTGGGTGCTACTGAAGTTGCAAACTATTGTTGGATTTGTTGGTGTGTTGTTGAATgaattgctgttgttgttgctgttgttgcagAAATTGTTGTTGTGCTGCTGGAAATTATTCTTGTTGCTGAGCCATCTAATTAGACTATTGGCACAGCAAATCTAGCAATCCATCCATGGCTGGGCCCCCATCAGTGTTCCTGCTAGAGGAGTGGATGGGATATTCTTAttgggaggcattctcctgaaacacaatAAAAAGATTTTATATGAAAATTGGTGCCCACGTTGTAGCAACCATTTTTATGCATCAAGAGATGCTGCCACAATAACATATTCCCTTCCTTATTTACTTGGGGTCCATCATGATGCATAACAAAATTTAACAAAACCAGCAACAAATATAACAATAACGTTAACAGTAATAACAACAGTGCAAAGAAAATGAAACCAACAAACAACTGTATAATAGGAAAACTACAATACAATAATAGTACAAATCCATCCAACAACTACAGTGCAATACTAGAAATAAAACCGAGTATATAACAAAAATGGAtgtcatagcagcctccgccTACTACAAACCAGCAACATAATACATACAtaaagtaaacaactacagaactcctatAAACCAACTACGAGCTTTGTATCTCGCTGCAGAAACTCTGATCTAACCACTGCCACTTCGATAGATtctaactcaaataccaaccagttcacTAGATCTGGTACTGAACGccctgaactctgagctaatgaaatAGTCAATGGACCTAGCTCTCTCCACAGCAGTCTGAGTTAGGGATCGCACTCCCTCCTGAACATCGGgtgaaggggcagggatgccctgaAAAGTTCCAACTAGTATCTGTTCAAGCTATGCAGCTAGTCCTGGGCTCTGCTCTCTAATGAAAGACTGGTTCACCGCTCAGTGAACATGGTAGGGGATCGGGGAAGAAGCACCTGAAGGAACAGATGGAGGGACATGAGGTCTCGAGGTGGAAGAACTAGGACCACAAcctggagggaaatccctaacagcagATACTGACATTCGTACCCAACGAGGACGGGCACTAGGTCCTGACATACCTCTCGGTGGAAATGGGGGAACTGGTGGGGGAGACAAGGGAGTCTCCTCAGCTATAACGTCCAGAGTCCTCTCAGAGTCTGAACTATCTGAATCTGGCCTGTTCTCCAGGGATGGAGAACTGGAAATCACTATAGGCCATTACCAACAATATAAATGTACAAGAAATAcacaacaaggttaaggcagttCTATCAAAATATCAATAGATGTTAGGATAACGCCGACGAAACCCTCGACTGATCTTAGGGCTGCTCCTTtaatgagttgctgactcacatttTAGGACAGACTTCCTATACCTTTTTGACTCAATCATTAACCTAAATCAGGGCCTTGAacctgtagctttgataccaactgtgacggcctcaaccccggggtcagtGGCTATCGTCACTAAAATATAACAAACCACGAATATAAACTACtaattaaacattattatataaacacgaccccaaaccaggaTCAAATACAGGTTTAAGtatatttaggttacaacactaCAACTAACTTATTTCACAACCGGACACTCTAACTTATTaaaactcatcagacctcagggtctgatacaaactacctcagaggtCCCGGGATCGGAGGGGGATGATACCCTATTCTGCCAtggtctgactggtcttctagacatctgcaatatataaatacaaaacaagctacaagggtgagcaatcaattgctcaacagtaccactatatgaataataagtaaAGCAGTGTATATAAAAACAGtttaggaacagaaatcataactcgtttacgaaaacaagtaaaacaggtataaactggatatcaataagCATGCTCTGTAAAAAAATATCcatcgtgtgctgtgcataaatactagagtccaatttagcatgctatttccatttccaaaaccactgttccattacaggaaacATAAATCATCTGTttcgttacgggaaccactaaaccaaATCAGATATAATTGGACGAATCCTAAGGACAGCTGATCGTCTATCCCACCACAACCTGTTCCGGACTCAGAGattagctaggtctctgtcacgctggactaagcAGTTTAAATCAGGCGCGCAACGgacttagccacttacgcaaacCCGCTGGGCCGTTACGGTCCTCTTATGCAACCATACAATATCTGatccgttttatccagtttctaAAACCatttatacctatctcttttaaataattatatcacatcacactttccaaaacctttccaattttaatcacaatctagagataggcattttcagaagttacttttcccgTAAAACTTAGGTTAGTAAAATATATTTAAAACGGGGGATACGCAACTTAAAGCGTTCTGTTCCAATACATAAATTAAATGAACAATTATTCATGTATACTGAgctgtaaaagatttgttcaggggtacttgccttgcaaagcTTTACACTAACACTAGCTTGACTCTAAACCAACTCAACTACTGGGTCCTTCGACTTAAATCTACAGAATTGAAACAATCTAGGTTAGACAACCAGTtatacttgacatatcctcactagaAAGTTACCCAGCGATAACGATTCTCGACTCgtacatatttatataatattGTACACATAATAATAttacacgtaacaattagggcTCGATTTGTATTTATTCAGAAAATATATTCGATTCGTATCTAACAGTAATTTTCTGGATAATTTGGACaacgactcctctatttatagacctacccatcgaaacatcaatcgacgtcaattttCCGAAAAATCCAATTCACACTTTATAATCCACTACGACTCGTCACATAATATTCATTTACATTCCAAAATAATTTAtatgatttttttatttatttaaaatatttcgaactcagataaaaatcaccgtccaccgtccgctcgtataAATTCATCGCGGACGATGGCCAAATTTATCGGTGCATGAAAATATTCGGGTGTCCGCATAAATTCTATCGATTATCCAAAAATATTTCCCGCGTGAATTATAATTTAATATCatgaatttttaaatcaataatttccctgcaattaaaaaaaatcaaaaattagaCTACGGCAATCCAGTTCAGTAGAACACATACACGACCCAACATGCCCAACACAAGAATCCACAACAAGCCCAATAGAATCTAACAACAAGAAAGCAAAACACAGCCCACACAAATCACTGCACACACGATACACGCGCCACTGCGccgcacacacacacactttcgcacacacacataaacacacacaccacaatacATATATATCAAGATACAATCTGAACCAGCCAAGCCAGAAGAAACTcaagcggcggctcaccggaatAAGAGAAGCGGGGCGACGAACTCACCATAAAAGGACACCGGCGGTGACTGAGCAGCCAAAAGAGAGAAAAGAAACGAAAACAGTGGGGATGGGGAGGAGAATAataaaagaaagaagaaaagtaTAGGAAGAGAGAGGGAACAGTGAGCGAGAGATTGAGATTGACAGAGAGACAAGAGAGAGCTACAAGAGATTGAATGAGAGGAAGATGAGTTTATTTGTGCTAATTTTTAGACTGACACATAGAAACAATTGCTATGACTCACCAAAAAAGGGATCTCTGAATATAACACGTATCAAATACTTAGATTGAATTAGTACACGGGTCTTTGGCTGGCATTCTGTAAAATTTCTGGTTTGTTATCTATCAATATAATAAACCAGCGGCGCGATAAAATTTCcatgaaaaattacaaataaattaTCATAATTCTCGGggtatttaaaagttaataatttttttttgtaatttttaaacCGTGTTTGAAACGCAACTCATACCCGAATTTAGAGATTTAAAGAAACAACGCGCGGTAAAATTagtcccaaaaatttccaaaataattttaaacttctcagaatattatgaacctaataaaatatgaatttcataatttttgagaaattctagattaaatacttatttttttgaattaaataaaatcaaaaaatcatttaaagaaaaatatttaatgaaatattgatttcattttattaaatcccaaaaataattattgaaattatgaaatcatggaaataattttagagacaatccaaatttttttaaaaataaattttccataaaCTACTTTTTAAAAGCGAAACAAGAATAATATGGTTTAACAAACAATCACACGAATAGTCCAAGCAACCCAACACTCACATATAAATAGTAATAAATAAAGCACATATatcaaaattaatataaattctttatttaattaattacgcaataattacatgtttaaatattataaaaaaatacgAGCCGTTATAGTACCACACAAACGCTTTTCTTGAAAGAGTGATGTGCATTAGCACCCGAAAAACTCCAACTCTACCTCTCTTCCTCTTTCTGCTTAAATGGCTAAAGTTTTGTAAATCATGTATCCTTATTTATAAATCAGCCCTCAAAGAGTTTATATAGAAAGAAAaatgagttttctaattataatctaattataattaatactaatccaaaatcccaatttattatttaattaagtcacacttaattaattaataacttatttcagAATTAGTTTATGTActctatttatttaattaattaattaagtcacacttaattaatatcataaataaaaaattacttatttaatttaaattcataatttaaatcatttctccttcaagcgttctttgtgtgtgaccttgtaggttatTATCCCGTTggtaataattttaatatctcattTTGAAATTATGAACAATGAGAGGCATcgagtaatacatcattgttgcccaagtaataataatttaatcggtgattcgattaaacctttcgtgataatatacaatgtaatataattcctataaccaaatattatagattaaattagatgcatgtaatgtgtcatcctcatcatagtttaatccaagtttctttgatcaatgagtagactatcatatcaaatcaacatttgagtgtggccacacattttatagtctagctcacacaggAGGTCAATAATATAACTTCTAGAATAGGAGGGTAAATCTAATCTAGaacattcatatttctcatatgatttaTATTATACctgaaatacacttttatcattacccggttaaaggtaacttttaatgtaattaaagtacattaattctcgtataaaatataatgatttcaagtctaaggaccattacatcattatcataatgagaattacttatgacataacagacatgtagaattTCATATTGGGTCCATCCatcaccatgtacatttacatctccctgtgtttttgactttagtatcactatacctataaTCAATGATATGTGATcttcagtcaacaaacacaccagtcttaatgcattattattatcccttaataataatactcaactagggactttaggaatattgatactattcttataatctcatttattaatctaacatttacatcgcagtaaattaagacataataataatttttaaagggattaatcgatagaacataaacattaatattcaaatatcttaaaataaaatattatagtGTTGTCGCTAGGGCACAGACACTAACAGAATAAACTCATAATCTGTAGCATCAGGACTGAAAGAAATTATCTTTGAACCAAGTTGTTCAACAATTTGTGCTCCTCCCTTAGGCAAGTCAGCAACTGAGTCATCCTTCAATATGTATTTTGGAATTAACTTGGATTTAGCCATACCTTTCTGCTTCTCATGAACTAGGCCTTGAATTTAGACCATCTTCAATGGTTGCATTTTTGACAGAGAGCATGTAGACAAAATATTCAAGTTCCTGCCAGGATTTGTTCAACATTTATTCCTGTGACACTCTCATCCTTTTTCTAGACTCAAGAAAATATATTATCTTTTTCTTAGGCTTGTCACCATCAAATTTATCAAGAACAGTTTAAACACAGATTATCTTTTGTAAATCTTAGAGTTTAACATCTTCACCTATTCCAGTCAGTGAATTTATGTCTTTTATCTTCAAGGCATCTCCTTTTTAAATCCTAGCCTTCTTGTAACCAAGACCACCTCTTTGATAGCCTTCCGTAGCTTGAGATCCTCCACTGTAGATATTTTTGAATATACCAATATCTCTGTCAGGAGTAGAAGTCTTGTCTTTCCATAAGAGTTTCTTCTTATGCTCAAAGTCTGATGCCAATTTATCCATAGGTTTAGGAGTAACACA
The DNA window shown above is from Apium graveolens cultivar Ventura unplaced genomic scaffold, ASM990537v1 ctg5675, whole genome shotgun sequence and carries:
- the LOC141702773 gene encoding uncharacterized protein LOC141702773 — translated: MEKAFTFIQQGEKSVTGYEAKFTELDRLAPGYMNTEIQKSRRFQQGLKPEFCSGVVALQLKTYTSIVQAALVSESDQKLASKERSDKKRKFDSGADKADREESSQNFPRKFGRQPSQSWNVSHAVRGIVVNAERMSSVLSAIKRAIMRQNVIQRTPELPALSAVKVGHIARNCKIVTQGSVGGSVSQGPTTSTIRARTFKMTKRSYAQDSDVVTDKFPGLPPDREIEFSIHLILEQNQFQRLFITKDDHAEHLRIALKRLREKQLYAKFSKYEFWLEKVQLLGHIVGKDGIKVDPVKIEAVSRWEQPKTLTKVRSFLRLAGYYQRFVKDFSKIATPLTKLSRKSFGPRNVRKVSRSSKRD